The region TTGACCGTCACCAAGAAGCCGTGCCGGTTCAAGAACCACTGAGAACGACGTTCTACTTTCAGAAGGCCGTCGGCTACCAAGGCTTTCCGAGCGGCCTTCACGTTCCGTACGTCGACCCCAAACGTCTCCCCCAGCCATGACGCCTTGCAAGTTCCGGTGGGCCGGCATGTGCCGTTGCGATAGTACAGGCAACGTAGCAGATGACCGAGCACCGTCGCCACCACGACCCTGTTGCCGTCTTTCGCCAGCCAGCGGAGCACCCTTCTCGGCACCGGAACCCTGCGGGAGTGGTTGGCCACCTGTTCCAGCACGGCCGAGAAGGTGCCGCTCTCGCCACCCGGCAAGCTCGGCAAGGAATGCCCGATCTCCAACGCAGATGGCGACCACACCAGCAACCCAATACGATGAAGCCGGCTGATCGACCGACGAACGGCACCCTCCGTGGTGCTACCCACCATGACCGTGAGTTCCCGCACCGTGTATTGCGGGAAACGCCCTTGTTGAAGGCCGCATCGCCTCGCTATCGCCTCGAAACAGGCCAGCCATACCCGGAGGTCCAACCAGCTCATGATCCCCTGCCTATAGGCCCACCACGCGCTCAGTAGGGCCGTCCCTGAGATGAACACGAACCCGCCGACGGGCTTTCTCCAACCATCCCTGTCGGCAGCTTCGACACATCGACCTTTTTGCATACCACAAACCGTGTTTGGGCGGACACTTCCGCGGGCGTCCGCGATACCCGGAGAACGCGTCAGGATGACACTGGGCTATAGACGAAGGTCGAGGGCAAGAAGTGAATTGACAAAGGGGATAGAACTGCGCTACGGTGACGTTGCCACACGAAACCGTCGCGGCGGTGTCCCCCAGCGGTCCTGCCTGCGACCATCGCCGAGAGCGGCGACCCTGCGGTCGCCGTCTCGCGCCCTGTTTTTCCTCGCTTCTCAGAATCGACCGATCCAAGTAGCTGATGCGACGGTCTCATCCTCTACAACCCGTTCGACCGCATGACCGGGGGGCTCAAGCCCGTCGAAAAAAACTGGCACTACGTCAGCCTGGAGGAGTTCTACAAGCTGCTGGCGGCTTGCCCCAACCAGGGCTGGCGGACGTTTCTGGGGCTCTGCCGGCTGGCCGGTCTCCGGCAGGGCGAGGCCTTGTCGCTCCCGTGGCGTGATGTGGACTGGGAGACTAATCGCCTGAGCGTGTGGGGGAACAAAACCAAACGCCGGCGGATCGTGCCCATCGCCCCCGAACTTCTTCCCATCCTCCGCGACGCGTTCGAGCACGCCCCGGAGGGCGAGGCGTTGGTCGTGTTCGGCGTCGTGGCCCAGAATGTCTGGCGCGACTTCGGCGTCATCCGGAAGAGGGCCGGCGTGCCGAAGTTCCCTCGCTGGTGCCACACGCTCCGGAAGAATCGTGAGCGCGATTGGATGGACGCGGGCTTCGCCTTCCACGTGGTTGTCGAGTGGATGGGTCACTCCGACGAGGTTGCCCGCCAGCACTACCTACGGGTGGACGAACGCGACCTAAGCGCCGCAACTCACAGTCTGATCGGGACGAAAGTGACGCAACTCGGGGTTTCTGAGCCTCAGGAGCCCAAGCAGCCGGATTCACAACCTTCTGCGGATCAAGGAGTTGAAGAAACAGCGGGCGATCGGATTCGAACCGACGACGTCCAGCTTGGGAAATCGCTTCTAATTGCCTGCCGAAAAGCACAGGAAACCCAGAGCTCGCAGTAGCTTAGCGCGATCCGACTCCTTTTGTCATGGCCGTCCTGAAAGTACAGTGATCTGGCCGGCGTGAAGATGTCGTTTTCTTCGGCGGGTCTTCTTCTTCCTGGTATTCTTCGACTGGGTCTTCTTCCCTCCGGGCGCGCAGCTGTTTTCTTCCCCTGGGTTTTCTTCGGGCTACTCCTGACTGGGGTCTCGACGCTATCGGAGCCAACATGGGCGGTTTGTCCGGGAGCCGCCCATGACCCCAACCCGACGACGTAAGTGCCGCCACTGCGGCCAGCTATACGAGCCCGACCCGCGCAACCGTTACCACCAGAGATACTGCAGCCAGCCGGCTTGCCGCCAGGCGAGCAAGGCCGCCAGCCAGCGGCGTTGGCGGGTTTCGCCCAAGGGGAAGGACTACTTCCGCGGGTCGGCCAACCGCCAGCGGGTGAAGGCCTGGCGGCAGGCCCATCCGGGCTACTGGCGGAAGCCGGGCCAGACGTCTCGCGCGTTACAAGATCACTGCGCACCACAAGTCCTGGTCCCACCAGAAGATAAGTCCACCTTAGATTCCCGCGCGTTACAAGAGATCATCCGCACGCAAGGTCTGGCCCTGACCGGACTTGTCGCCCAGTTAACC is a window of Phycisphaerae bacterium DNA encoding:
- a CDS encoding site-specific integrase — encoded protein: MTGGLKPVEKNWHYVSLEEFYKLLAACPNQGWRTFLGLCRLAGLRQGEALSLPWRDVDWETNRLSVWGNKTKRRRIVPIAPELLPILRDAFEHAPEGEALVVFGVVAQNVWRDFGVIRKRAGVPKFPRWCHTLRKNRERDWMDAGFAFHVVVEWMGHSDEVARQHYLRVDERDLSAATHSLIGTKVTQLGVSEPQEPKQPDSQPSADQGVEETAGDRIRTDDVQLGKSLLIACRKAQETQSSQ